GGTCGACGTCATTCGGTAAGCCCGGCCGAGGGGATCCTTCGGCTTAGTCGGGCCCCCCGTGGGGAACAACTTCCGCGCGCACGGACACGAACGCGAACTGGTAGTTGCGGCCCACAGGGATCAGCGCGTTCGCGAGCCGCCGGAGCCAGCGCACCGGGGCCGGCGCCGGCTTGGTGTGCCAGGGGTCCTTGCCCACCCGTGTGACGTCGAGGCCCGCGGCTCCGAGCAGCCGGCCCCACCCGCGCCGATCGAGGAGCAGCTCGAGGTTGTCACGCTGCTCCGTTCCCGCCATCCCGCGGATCTGCCAGCCGAGGAAGCGCTCGTTCGGCACCACGACCAGCGCCCTGCCGCGCGGCTTCAGGACGCGCGCGATCTCGCGCGCCCCGCGCTCGGGGCTCGGGAAGTGCTCCAACGTGCCGAGCGCGCTGACGACGTCGAACGTTGCGTCGGGGAACGGGAGGGCTTCGCCGTCCGCGGAGAGCGCGTGCGCCGACCCGGCCAGGTTTCCGGCCGAGCTCAGGGCGCGCAGCGACAGGTCCACCCCGACCGCCCGCCAGCCGGCGAGCGACCGGACCTCGCGCAGCATGAAGCCGGGCCCGCAGCCAACATCCAGCCAGGCCCCTCCCGGCGGGAGCGGTCGCAGCAGGTCCAGGTACGCCCCGAAGTCGCGCGGAGGCGACGGCGGCCCGGCGTACCACCGGTCGTAGTATCGGATGGATCGCTCGAGGAGGCCGGCCTCCTCCGTGGGGTGCGGGTCGTTCATCGGGATCAATGTACGCGCCTCTTCGCCGCCCGCACGGTCTGCCGGCCCGGGACCCGCTGTCAACGCGTGTGATCGCCTGATTCCAGGGAAGGAAGCGTGGGCGCCGTGATGCGCTAGCGGCTATGATCGCTTGGAAGAGTCTGCCCGGCGCGGGTATACTGTCACCGTTCTGTCCAAGACAATCCACCCATGGGGGCGAACCGATCGAGTGAGGGTCCTCTACATTGTCACGGCGTACGATCGCCGACCGGGGGACGGCATCACGCCGTGGCTCGTGCAGACCATCGACCGCTTGGCGGCTCGGGGAGTGGAGGTGGAGGTGTTGGCTCCGTCCTACCGCGGACTGGCAAGCGGGCGGGTGAATGACGTCATGGTTCACCGCTTCCGGTACGCCCCCGCGCGCTTGGAGGCTCTCACGCACGATCAGACGGCGGCCGACCGGGTGCGCGAGCGGCCGGCCTATCTGGCCCTCGTGCCCGGATTCCTCGCGGCAGCGGCGGCGGCAGCGGCCCGGGTGTCCCGGGACGGAGATTTCGACCTGGTACACGTCCACTGGCCCCTACCCATGGCCATCCCGGGCCTGGCGGCGAGGCGGGCGGCCGGCATCCCCATGGTTTGCTCCTTCTACGGCGTCGAGCTCACGGTGGCGCGCTCGGCCCCGGTGCCCTTTCTGGTGCCGTTCCTGCGCCACGTCATCCGCAGCGCAGACGCCGTCACGGCCATTTCCAACTACACGGCCGGGCTCGTGAAGGCCTTGTACGAACGGCCGGTGGAGATCATCCCGTTCGGCGCGACGACGCCCGTCCCCGACGCTCCCCCTCCGCTGGACCCCGCGCCGCCGCTGCGCCTCCTCTTCGTCGGCCGGTTGGTCGAAAGGAAGGGCGTCCACTACCTTCTCGACGCCGTGGCACGGGCTCGCGATCGCGTGCAACTGGCGGCGGACATCGTGGGTCGGGGCCCGGAGAAGTCCGCCCTGGAGGCCCGGGCGGCCGAACTCGGCGTGGCGGACATCGTGACGTTCCACGGACACGTCTCCGACGACCAACTCATCCGCCACTACGAGCGCGCCGACGTCTTCGTCTTACCCGCGGCTTTCGACGAGAAGGGTGACGTTGAGGGGCTGGGGGTGGTCCTGATCGAAGCGATGGCGTATGGACGGCCCGCCATCGCCAGCGACGCGGGCGGGATCCCCGACATTGTCCGCCACGGTGAGAACGGACTCCTCGTTCCGCCGGGCGATGCCGAGGCCCTGGCCGCGGCCATCGAATCGCTTGCCCTGGATCCGGCACGGGTCGCGGATCTGGGACGC
This genomic window from Gemmatimonadota bacterium contains:
- a CDS encoding class I SAM-dependent methyltransferase: MNDPHPTEEAGLLERSIRYYDRWYAGPPSPPRDFGAYLDLLRPLPPGGAWLDVGCGPGFMLREVRSLAGWRAVGVDLSLRALSSAGNLAGSAHALSADGEALPFPDATFDVVSALGTLEHFPSPERGAREIARVLKPRGRALVVVPNERFLGWQIRGMAGTEQRDNLELLLDRRGWGRLLGAAGLDVTRVGKDPWHTKPAPAPVRWLRRLANALIPVGRNYQFAFVSVRAEVVPHGGPD
- a CDS encoding glycosyltransferase family 4 protein, yielding MRVLYIVTAYDRRPGDGITPWLVQTIDRLAARGVEVEVLAPSYRGLASGRVNDVMVHRFRYAPARLEALTHDQTAADRVRERPAYLALVPGFLAAAAAAAARVSRDGDFDLVHVHWPLPMAIPGLAARRAAGIPMVCSFYGVELTVARSAPVPFLVPFLRHVIRSADAVTAISNYTAGLVKALYERPVEIIPFGATTPVPDAPPPLDPAPPLRLLFVGRLVERKGVHYLLDAVARARDRVQLAADIVGRGPEKSALEARAAELGVADIVTFHGHVSDDQLIRHYERADVFVLPAAFDEKGDVEGLGVVLIEAMAYGRPAIASDAGGIPDIVRHGENGLLVPPGDAEALAAAIESLALDPARVADLGRRGREYVAERFGWPSVIGSLEALYARLTRAR